Part of the Grus americana isolate bGruAme1 chromosome 12, bGruAme1.mat, whole genome shotgun sequence genome is shown below.
CCTGCCCACGCTTTGCCCGCGCCCTGCCCGCGGGGCTGGCAGCCCGGGGCACCCCGCGTctccctgggagcagcagggggCGCCCTTGCGCTGTCCCCTGCGCGGTCCCTGGTGTTTCCCCCCAGGCACGGTCCCGCGTGGGGTCCCTCGTGGGGTCCCCATCCCCCCGGGTGCTGTCCCGCAGCACCGGTGTCCGTTTTGCCGCAGGCTTGTGCCCAGTGACACGAAGCGCCATCGGGTACCTGCTGTCCAAGAACGGCACCGGCAACGCAGTAGCCATCGTCATCGGCGGCGCGGCCGAGTCGCTCTCCTGCCGTCCCGGCGTCACCACGCTCATCCTGAAGAACCGCAAGGGCTTCGTCCGCATGGCCCTGCAGCATGGGTGGGTCACGGGCACTGCCGCCGCGGGGGTCTGAGGGTCCCAGCACCCCATCACCACCCACCATGTCCCCTCCACAGGGCCTACCTCGTCCCCTCCTTCTCTTTCGGGGAGAACGACCTGTTCCGCCAGGTGGTCTTTGAGGAGGGCAGCTGGATGAGGAGCATCCAGCAGCGCTTCCAGAAGATGATGGGCTTCGCTCCCTGCGTCTTTTACGGCCGGGGTCTCACCTCCGTCCAGTCCCGGGGCTTCCTCCCCTATGCCAGGCCCATCACCACTGTGGGTGAGCATCGTCCGCCGGGGCGGAGGGGATCGCCAGAAAGCAGAGGGGTGGAGGAAGAGGGCACCCCGCCATGTGTGGTGTTGGAAGGCAACGCTCAGCTCATGTCCCCGATGAGCCGAGCGTGTCCCCGTGCTGCCGGCCTgaccttcctcccctcctggcAGTGGGAGAGCCGGTGACGGTGCCCAAGATTGAGGACCCGAGCTGTGAGACGGTGGACATGTACCATGAGATGTACGTCCGCTCCCTGCTCAAGCTCTTCAACGAGAACAAGACCAAGTATGGGCTGTCGGAGACAGATGAGCTGCGCATCCTCTGAGCACGGCCGGCGCCGGCGGCCAGATCCTGGCTCACAAGGGCGGCTGGCTCTTGCGGGTGGGGATTTCAGCCGGCCCGGCACTAGGAACACGCGGGGGACGGTCCCCGCTCCGGCCCTCCGCTCCTCTGACCGAAAAAcctgagcaggagcagggaggagaggaggaagtgaggggagggggagattGGGAAAAGGTCCCCCTTGAAAGGGGTtcgggggggctgtgggtgaCACAGCTGTCCCCTGAGGATGTGGGGCTGATGTGGGGAGGCTGGCGCGAGGCTGGGGGCCAGCGATGGGCACGgtccccccaaaacaaccaagaCACCACGAGCTGAGGGAGGGGGTGTCACAGGAGGAGGGAACATGATGAGCTTTTTGGGGTGGCATCCCGATGGCACACGGGACCGGGCTGGGGAGATGTCTGCCGGGGTTGGGGGGACACACTCAGACTTGGGGACCCATGGAAGTGGCCTCAGCCAGGACCAAGTGGCCCTGGGCAAGGGGCGGGTGCTGCTCTGGCCCCAGATGAGCCTTTTCCACCACCTCTGTACCCAATACAGTTTCCAACCTCCCCGCCGCTGCCtgtgtgtgctggggggggcaggatcAGTGGCACCGCAGCCGTACCCCCATGCTCCCTGTGCAGGTGGACACGCCACCCacctgtgtcccctccctgccgGTCCCATCTCCACGGCTGGGGCCATGCTTGGTGGGGACCTTCGCACCGCTCAGGTGCAACCAAGCAGCTCCCGGGTCCACCTGGGCCACGTTGGATATAACGGGAGGTGAGGGGTGGCAGCTGCTCTTACTGGGTTCGTGGGGCTTAGGAGGGTcgtctccttccctctctgctttcGGTTCTGCGGTGAGTGGGGGGCTCTCTGGGAACCACTgtctggtgggatggggatgcgGGGTACCCCTGGGACCCTCTCCCTCCCCGGGTGACCTGGGCAGCTCCCGGTGGGATGTGGCTGTGTGTGGTTGGTGCCACACAGCCACGGCTGGGGTGACACCCCCATGATGCTATGGACTTCCCTTTCCTCGGCACGTGCTGGCAGGACTCGTTGAGGGGCGATGGGGGCAGCCCCTTCTGGGGTTCTCCATGGTGGGGACAGCCccgtcccacccctgcccgggCTGGTGCGGGACAGTCGGCAGCGCTGATAGCTATCTCTGGTCCGCTCCTCTCTGCGCAGGCGCTCGGCCGAACAAAAGGGCTGGGTAAACGTTTGGAAAGCAAACACTCATAAAGGCAGATTCCTGAGGACTCTCCCATCACCATGGGTGTCACCGCTCCGGTCCCCTGCTCTGATCCTGCCCCAGCAATGGTGTTAAGGTGGCAGGTGGCTTTGCTCTCAAATGCTTTCTGGGGCGAGGGTGGGCATCTTGTCCCTCTTCCTTCTGATATGGGGAGGAACGGGTCGGGCgtggagaaagaggaaggggtTTTATTGGGGGATGACGACAGCAAGTGCCCCGTGCCGCGTCCCTCCCCGCCTCTCCCAAGGCCAGCAGTGTGACAGAGACATCTCCAGGGGACCCAGCATCGGCTCCATCCCCAGGTTCAGTCTGGTCCCTGCACATCACTGTCAAGCAGACTGGAAGGGCTGTGCATGCCCAGGGAGGGACGGACAGACCAGCGTCCCTTCTCTTTAGTGACCTGTCAGCCCCTGCGTGTCCCCGGGACATGTGCCACGGGCCAGCCTGCCATCCCAAACCGGCTTTCTCAGCATCCTTCCCATTCCCATGGGAAGGTGGCTGTCCTGCCCCAAGCAGTACTGGCACCCTCATCCCACGGCGTCCCAGGGCAGGGCCGGGACAAGCCCCGTGGCCACCCATCCTCAGCCCTGCAGTCTTTGCCCTAACAGGGCCAGGTCTGGGGACCCAGGGGTGCCAGGGTGCCCACACGGAGCCCAGAGCGGCTGCAATTCATTGAGATCAGGGACGAGGTTCCTGTAACCCCCGCTGGCCCCTCAGCACCCGCCTCCATTCCGTGCCGTCCCTGTCCCCTGGGTGTCACTGGCAGTGTGGCCACCACCCATGGTATTGTCCGTAGAGGGGGACACCAGGGCCAGGTCACACGTGGGTACGGGCCGGAGCCGCTGGGCTGGCCCCCGGCGTAGCCGCCCCCGGTACTTGTCCCCAGCCATGAAATACAAGATGGGGTCGAGGCAACTGTTGATGCTGGCCAGTGGCCGCGTGATCTTGTAGGTGAAGTTGATGATGTTGAGGGTCCGGCAGTCAGCTTGGAAATAGCGGGAGGTGTAGTAGATGGTCCGGGTGATGTGGAAGGGCACGAAGCAGATGGCAAAGACGGTGAGCACAATGATGATCATCTTGATGGAGCGCTTCTTGTAGGAGGGCATTCGGGGACTGGGGCTGGAGAAGCTGGACTTGCCAAGTCTCTTGGCCATCAGGCAGTAGCACAGGACAATCACCAGGAAGGGGATCCCAAAGAGGAGGGCCATGATGGAGGAGCTGTAGTGCACATAATGGTCGAACTCCTCGGGCTTGGTGGTGTCATGGCAGAGGGTGCTATTGCCCTTGGAGCTGGTGGTGACAAAGATGAGGTTGGGGATGAGGCAGATGGTGACAACAAGCCAGGCGGCCACACAAATGATACGGGCGTGCTTGGTCTTCACCCACTTCAGGGAGCGGATGGGGTGGCAGATGCCCATGTAGCGGTGGACGCTGATACACGTCAGGAAGAGGATGCTGCTGTAGAGGTTAGCATAGAAGAGGAAGCGCACAATCTTGCAGAGGCATTTCCCGAAGGGCCAGTTGTTGCGGTCGGCGTAATAGTAGaccagggtggggagggagaggacatAGAGTGTGTCAGAGACGGCCAGGTTGAACATGTAGGTGGTGGTGGCATTCCAGGGCCTCATCCTGCAGATGAACATCCACAGGGCCCAGGAGTTGAGGGGCAGCCCCACCAAGAAGACGAGCCCGTAGGAGACGGGCAGCAGGATGAACTTGAACTCCTCGTTGAAGACGCACTTTGCCTCCAACACCGCGGTGGTGTTTCCTCCTGGCCAGGGAGCCGTTGTTGGTGTCCACAGGGCAACTGGGAACGTCCTCACTGAAGTGGCCATGTTCTCCGAGCCAGATCTAGAGGAGCAGTTAATAAAAGCGCATTAGTCATTGATCCCGACCATTGTCAGGCACAAAGCGTGGAAGGCAGCCAAAGATGCCAgattttccccccctccagAAGCTCCGGCCACTTTGATGGTTCTCTGGTTTTTCTCAGCTCGCGCGTTCAGGCCTTGCGGGGAGCCGAGGGGGGCTTGACAAATCCTCCCCTTCGCAGCCCCCGCAATGACACCCGTTAATCATCCCTTTGAGCAGCGTGCAGTGACACCAGCACTGCGTGGAACCGGGAAGCGTGCCTGAGACAGAGGACCACGCCGGCCCCGCCGGCCAGCAGCCCCATGGCGCGCCGAACAATGAGACCTTTATGAGCAACAGCAGCCCCCGGCCGGTGCCAGCACAGCCTCTTGGAAGCCGGCTCAGCCTAATTGGCACCATCCTGACAATGCTGCTCGTCCCAGAGGGCTCCTTGACAGAAGAAAGGCgggaggagaagaaaggctTGTCTGGGGGAATATTATGGCCCAGAGAAATCCTCGGGGGGCTGTTAAAGGAGCCTTTGGGAGAGCGTCCCTGGACGGCAAGGGGCCTCCAGCTGCCGGGTATTCTCCATAGGAGAGGGATGATCTAAGCCCTGCGGAGAGGAGCTGCGCCGGAGCCAAGTCCCAGCTCGAGACAGTGCAAGTTCACAAGGCAGGCAGGACGTTTCCCCGCACACATTGTTAGGATCAAAGGCTGGGATCCGCATCCTCCTGGCAAGGAGTGCGGACAAGCTGTCGGGGGGTTGCGTTTGCCTCTCAGGATGTCTAAAGTCGAGAGCCTGCTCCCCCAGAGGGAAGAGGGAGTTTCTGCATCCATCATGGTACCCAGTGAAGGACCGGGTCTCTGAAGGTTCCTTCCACCTCAGCCCCTCCATGCCCACCATAGTCCCTGGCGGAGTGATTTTAGAGCGCCCGCTTCTGTCGGCTGAGGACGGACGTTCGGATGAGTAACCTGGGAGCAGGAGcatctgctgtgctgcaggcagaggcaagGGTGCAGCCGAAAGCCATATCTGACGGAGGGAGTGCTGGTGTGTCTCTGGTTTCACCAGGAGGTGATGGGCACCAGGACGGAGGAGGACTCGGGGCTCAGGGAGACAATGTGTGTTAGTGGGGTGCTGGTGTCCGTGGTAGAAGGTGGAAGGTTGCGTTATCTCAGGGTCCTTCATCCCTTGGCTCCCTCATCATCCCCCTCCTGTTTGCCCCTTGCCATGGAGATGCGCAGCCTGACAGCTTCTCGTGGCAAGCGCCGTTGGCAGGAATATCCCGTAGGGTGTATCCATGGGGTCAGCTGAACTGCCATCCATCTTCTTCCTGCAGAGCCTCGCCCCAAGAGACACCCCTGCGTTTACAGAGATGATCATAAACGAATCTACAGGCAGATGGGCAGGTGAGTGGCCGCGGGACCGGCTCCTCCGTGCTGCGTGCACCTCCGTGCTCTCTGTTTGAGTTGTGGGCTGAGCTGCAACTTCGGGCTCACATCAAACACCCTGCAGCTTCCTTCCCACTGCGgccagtgcaggcagctgcctggcttTATTACAGGGATGAGTTCAGAGAGCAACAGGCAGGTCCTGATCAAACATTAACAGTGGGAAGAACTTGCTCTGTTTTCCCAGAACCAGGAGGGAAAACCAGCTGGCAGGAAACCCTGAGCCTCCGGGCTCTGGTGCCAGCAGTGGTCCCATGGGGTGCTGTGCAGGTTGTACTGGTCCCAGCGGCTGCATCTCCCCAAGCCGTGATGCTGCCAAGGACATGAGGCATCAtgagatttgttttcctcttccaacCTCTGAGTGCAAGTGAGCATGAAGCCTTGAGCCCAACCAGACCGGAGGTGCCGCAGGGTTCAGTGACCAAAGCCAATGCTCGTGTCATAGGTCAACAAACAGCTAAGATACGAAGaagacaataaataaataataataataatctggTGTAAGAAATGCATAAGGAAAAAGAGCCCGAGCAGCTGCACGGTGCCAGGCTGCTTGGAGGAGAGCACAGGTATGTGGCTTCTGCCAGCTGATAAAGCCCGAGCGTGGTCATTGCTCAGCAGTATGATTTAACCATTCGTAAGCCCCCTTCTTTTGAGGATAACCAccgaaaaataaaaatgcaaagcatgaCATGTGGCAAGCTTTATCTCAACAGGTTTCCTGCTTCCTCATCTTAGTCATGATCAAAATCAGTGGTTTAAATCACTGATTCATATCAGTCCGCCCTGAGGACACGTCACCGCCAGGCCCGTTCCTACTCCTCACTGACGTCCCAGCGAGGCGCGCTCTGGTCACAGCCTCTCCAGTGTGTGCTTTTCAAGGAGGGACTGATTGCAGCCGCGGTGAGATCTGAGCCAAGCATTCGGGCTTGCTGCTGGAGCGGGAGATGGAAGGCACTGCAGGGAAAGGACGTGGAGCTGGGGAGgtgctccctgctcctgctcctgccctgtgcGCTTTGTGGATGCATGAGGGCTGCAACACTGGGGAATCCCTTGCCCATGGCAAGCACATCCCCCTGGGACGGTGCCTGCAGGCTGGCCCCTGCATGTACTCCAGGAAGCAGTGAGGGCTCCTGCAAAACACCCGCACGGCCATCCACCAGCGGAAAGGGGCAGGAGCCAGCCACGAGGCCGTGCATCGGGGGGCACGTGCTGCCCTTGGCCCTTTGCGGCAGGAACGggagctctgccctggctcccagccccgcGGCCATGCCCAGCCCAAACCCGTCCTTCGGCCCCGCGGGCAGCACCGGCTCCGGCAGGAGCCGGCAGCCGCCCCCAGCCTTGGGCACCCCAGCAGCTGGCCGAGGGTCCCGGCCCTGGGGATTTACAGTGGCGTTGGAAAGGCACCAGCGAAATGAATGAGTGGGGCAGCGCCAAAGTCCTGCACGCTGGCAGGATGGGGCACTGGGTCAGGCATGGCGGTGCGGCAGCAGGAGCTTCGGAGAGGGGACAGGAGAGCGGATTTCAGAGGGgagcaagcagctgctgagGGACACAGGGCTGGGTCAGCCCGGgactggctgctgctggagcatgGGAAAAACAGGGCTTTTCTTCTCGCTTAAGCtctcagaaaatgcaaaacaaggGGAAATTATGCCAAACATCCTGCAGAAGGACCCTTGTCCCTAATCGCCACGTGGTTTGTGCAGCCAAAGCCCCGGCACAAGGTAAGCATGACCTAATTTCTTTTCGATCCTTCTCTTCAGCTGCAAGAGCAGCCAAAGCACGAtctgcctgtgctgcccaggCACCGATGTCTCCTCCCCAGAGATGCCAGTGGGGCCGGGTGCTTCCCTCACTGCCCACCGTGTCCCCTGCTCCGAGGTGCCCCCCTCTCTCAGCGGGGTGGGAGGTGAGGGTGGTTTCCTTTCGCCCTAGGGtggcctgtccctgtccctctgcctcccccggGAAGGGCAGGAACCCGAAGCTGCGGCAGCCCAAGGGGCAGCTTCACCCTGCGAGGAGGGAGCAAGGGATGGAGAAGATGAAGGAGAGGAGGTGGCTCCACCAGGAAGGGTGAAGGCCATTGGTGATGGAGGAAGGCAGTGGCATGTTAGGGAGCAGGACGTGCAGGGGGATTTGGGGATggtggagggatggggagaacTACCTGACCCCCACACCCAGCCAGCCCCGGGGATCCCACCCTTGTCCCTCGTGGCAAAGCCAAAGCTGCTCCCCACAGGCCCCCCAAAGCCCGGCTGGGTTTGCATGGCCGCGTCACGGCCATGGGGGGCTGTcctggctgggggctgccccggctcACCTGCGGTCCTGGGCGGGGGCAGCTCTCAGGAGCGGGGCACCCCCGGGGAGCGGCGGTgccccgcggggctgggggccatgccggggggctgcgggctgccCTTCGCCGTGCCGAGCCGTCTGTGCCCGCTCCCGCTCTCCCACGGCCGGGAGCAAAGTGCCCGGGAGAGGCAGGGCgggaggcgggcgggggcgggggcaggagcgggcaggagcgggcaggaGCCGGAGCCTGCAGCGTCCCTGCCCGcgtccctgcccgccccgggggctgcccgcACGGCTCAGCCCTGCCGCGCTCCCGTCCATCGCCCTCGCAGGCTTGGGGCCACCTGCAGCCCTCCCCCCCGAGACGTGGGACGTGTGACCCTCGCCCACGGCCCCTcgcccacgccagggcagccTCCCTGCCCCACTGGGGCCGCGGGGGTCCCGGCAGTGCCCGCGCCCCGGGGTGCTGCCCTGCTGGCACCCCAGCGCTGTGGGGCGATCCCGGGGACAAAGGTGGCCACTGCCACCTTGAGGCCAGCCTGGGCATAGTGTCCCCAGAAGCGGGGCCACCTCAGGTGTCGCAGCAGCCGGGGCCCTGCCGGGTTGGGGTGTCGCTGTGTTTTGGGGGGAGCGTGTGCCCCCGCTGCCTGCAGAGTTGTTCGCGGTGCGGGGGATTTAGCTCCGTTGTGAGCGTGCAGGTGGGCGAAAGGCGGGTGCTGTGCAAACGTGTCAGCGTTGCGATGAACGGGGCACGCCGGGTGCACCCCACGACGCAGGGGACCGCGGTTGAGAGCACGCTGGGTCAGGGGAGCAGAGGTGCGAGGGGCTGGGCGGCTGGTGCGggggcagcccggggacgcttGGCTGCAGAGGGGGggagcacaggggaccctgggTGTGCAGGGCTGAGCGGGCAGAGCCGGTGCGTTTGGAGGGGAACTGTACTGTCACAAGCCAGCCCAGTCCTGTGCGGGAGCCACACAGGGCACCAGGGCAAGGGCAGCCTCGAGGGTTTGCAGGGTCCCCAGTTAAACAGGGGAAGTTGGGGGGCAATGGTCCTGGAGCAGCTGGGGCACCAGGAGCAGGTGCTCTCCCCACCCAGCTTGCCTGGCTCGGCTTGACTCGGCATGCTCCCTCCTTGTCCCTGCACAGAACCGGCcgttgcacacacacaccccagtGTCCCTGAGACTTTATTCTGGACGAGGATAGCAAACGGCATCTCGTAAGGAACCGGCGCCGCAGCCTCAGGAGTGGCTGCTGGAGAAGTGCTCTGGGAACGCCAACCGACCAGGGCTGAGCCCAGGGAGGAGGAAACAGCTGCTGAGGCCGAAGGCACAAGGGTgtgcggggctgggctggccaCAGATGCTGCTGTGCCCTTGCAGGCTGCAACTCGGCCACCTGGAGAGGCTGAGCCTCAAGGTCCAAAGCACCCAGCGGTCCCCACTTCCCAAGTGGCCTCAACATCTCCCATGGCCCCCGTCCTTCCTTGCTGGTGGGGCTCAGCATGGTTCTTCCATCgctttggggagggaggatggaGACAGGCAGCGAGACCTGGAAAGCGTCCACCACAGGAGCTTCCTGAGACTTTCCGAGTTGCTTGCTGGTGAGGCCAGACAAGTTGGGAGCACGGCCAATAGGTCCAGCCCTgggtgcctgcctgcctggtCCTCCTCGGCAGctctctgcctgccccagcacctccaCAGAGGAAAGAACACacgggtgctggggcagggataGGTGCTCTAGGCGCTGGGCCCGAGGTCGGGTCTCTGTGGCAGGCTCACTGTGGTGTCCTCGCCGAGCTTGCTGTGGACGAGCCAGGGATGGGTCGGGCTGAGCACCCTGGCCTCCAGCAGGTCCCGCTCCATGACGTCCCTGCatgtggggtgagggggagcaaGTGCTGGGGAAGTCACCgagagggagcagggagccTGCATGGCCCTGGGGCATCCACAGAGATTTGGGGACTTGATATCCTCCTACCCTGCTGCATCCTCCCCTGAGGCTcacctttcctcccccccaGGGTGCGGGGCTCTGCCAGGGACCCTGGGGCCACAGGAGCTGGCCCGCGCAGTGCCCCCCTTTCTGAGCTCCAGGTCCTGGGGGTACCTGAAGATCTCCAGGtggtcccagccctgctcctgcagcccttcCGCATCCTGATGCAAGCTGAGGTGGCCCAGGCATCCACCGACGCTGTGGGACCACTCGCCCCTGTCGCAGGGCCACTGGAGAAAGAAGAACAAGGACACGTGCCAGCAGCGTCACACCAGGAGCCCATCTTCTTGTCCCAGGAATGCCATGGGAATGGAACCTCGCATCTGCTGGCGGCCCCATGGCTAAAAGTAagtctcctcccctccctgagcTCCCCAATCCCCTCAGCTGAGCTCCAGAGCGCCATGGGGACCACAGCAGTACCTCTCCAGGGTGGCCGTGCTGGCGAGCATCCGGCGTGCACCTCTGCACCTCCCGGCAGGGCCGCGGAGGTGGCTCCAGGACGCTGCGGGTCTGGCACAGCAGGGTCTTCTGGCTGTCCCCTCCGCGCTTGGGGGCCGCCCAGTCCAGCTGGCTCAGGCAGGTGGCCATGTGCAGCGCTGTCAGCGAGCAGTCGCCCAGCCCCGGTGCGTCCCTCGCCAGGATGGCCGATCTGGGTCTCCTCTGCCGACCCATGCTGGGGGGGCTGAGCAGGCGCCCACAGGATGGGTCCCCTGGCAcgcagcggggccagccgcccCACCGCTCCTCCTCTGAGGGCGAAGGGACCCGTGCTCCAAGGGGGCTGCGGTGCCGCTGGCCCCCGGCCGGGCTCTCCACCTGCTTGTCGTGTGCTTCGCCAGCGCCAGGGGCTGGCACCCACGCGTTGGGGACCCCCTCGAAGATGAAGTAGGCTGGGTTGGTGTAGCTGGCAGCCGGCTCCGGGAGGCTGCGGGGTCGGCTCCTGCGACGGATGGTGGGAGAGGGCTCAGCATCACCCCACGGCCGGGGCTCGTGGCGGGGCTGAGCCTGGCTGGGCTACCTGAgtggctgcaggggtggcttgGGGCACGTCGGGGTGTCTGCTGCCGGCTTGGCATCCTCTTCCTCGAAGCTGATCCACTCTGCAAAGGCACCGAAGTCTGGTCTCTCCCCACTGGGCACTGCATGGCCCCTGCCCACGGCTGGGGTCCAGGAGGGCAGCGCGGGCACGGACAGCTCTCGGCCGTGCCGTACTGGAGCGCGGCCCCAAGCCCCCGTGCCCAGGGTGATGGGAGGGGGCTGGTGTGCGGCCGCCTTTACCGTAGAGCCTCTCGCGGGTGCTGCGCCTGTCCTTGGGGACACGGACCTTCATCCAGCCGCGCATGGAGCCTGTCTCCTCGCCACGGTGGAAGAGGAAGGTCTCGAACTGCTGAGCCATGCTGCCGATCATTGACCTCATGGCGATGCAGCACTCGCCTGCAGGCACAGCGCACGCCTGTGTTACCCCTCCATGGGCAGCTCGGGGGGGGCAGGCGAGCCCCCCTGGAGTGGGGTGGGTGCCAGGGTCCCTTCTGCCAAGCTCCAGCTGCAAAACCTCACACCCAGCAGGCTGTTACCCGAGCCCTGCGGGGGCTATGCCTGGCACCCCCCATGCCACCAGGGTGGCCCCCACGCCATCCTGCACGCACCGAAGGACTCGCAGCTCTCCACGCCCTTAATGCTGAGGAGGAGGTGCTGGTCCCCCAGGTACTCCAGGTCTGGCAGGATGGGGTTCAGCTGCATGCAGAGAGAGGGGTGCTCGGGAGGGCTGCCACAGGGTAGGGTGGcatggggggggtgtctgtccTGGGGGACACGGTGACAGCCCCCGGCACCCCTTGGGGCTCAGGGTATGGAgccagcaggagggatggggaagtggagggaggaggatgctTGAGGGCTGGGAGGGACCAGCGTCTGCCCACCCCCCGGGTGCATACCACGGGCAGGTGCTTTGCGGACCAGCCCAACTTGAGGAAGCCGGGGATGTCGCAGCTCTGGGAGGTGTTCTCCCCGCTCCGCTGGGCCTCTGCCGGGGGAGAGCGGGGGGCACAGCTTCAGCCGGGGCCAGCTCGCCCCCGTGATGCACCCCAGGCACCCCGTCCCGCCGGGCCACCTCACCCTCCAGGCAGTAGGAGTGAAACTCGATGTAGCACTTGGTGCGGCTGGCAGTTTTCACGATCACCTCGATGCTCTCCCACTCGATGCAGGCCAGGGGCTCGGGGCCggatcctggagctgcaggcagacaCCGGCGGGTTGGCGTGCGCCGGCTGAGCACCGCGGCCGGGGCTCGCCCCAAACCGGGCGCAGGGGGTGACAGATCCCAACCCCTTACCCTTCTTGGGCACAAACTGCGATGTCACTCCCACCTCGAAGGTGGCGAAGACGGGCGAGTGGTCGCTGGTGACGATGTCGTCGGTGCAGCCTGGATGGTAAGAGGGGGCAGCTGGGTGACGGTCCCCAAGCCCCGGGGTCCCAGGCAGCGCTGgccaccccggggtgcccccagccccatggtCTCACTCACCATAGGAGTTACAGACCACGTGGGTCTCCGGGTGTGACTTCCACAGGATGCGGTCACACCAGGAGGGGACGTTGATCCTCATCTAGGAATGGGGAAAGCAGCCAGTTTCGGTGCCCCCTCGGGTCTGGCTTCCCCCAGCCCGGAAAAGCACCCCACCAGCACCCTGGAAAGTGAGCTGCCTCCCACCCAGACCCCCTTTGGGGAGGGAACGGGCTGGTGGAGGCGTGGGGGCTGAGCATCACCatgcagcccccccccggcaccgTCCGAGCCTGCCGTCCCCATCCCCCGTGGTGTCCTGCAGCTCGGCGGGAAGCTCCGGGAACTCACCCCCGTGGGCTTGAACTTCTGCCACATGTAGCTGTCCCGGGAGCCCCGCTCGTACCGGTACgtgggggggaaggagatgTCACCCTCACCTGGGAACCAAGACACGGAGGTGGCATGGGGACagtgtccctgcctgtccccccccaCGGCTGCAACCAGCCGGGGAAGGGCCCCATGGGGTGTCATGGTCCCCATCTGGGGCTCGCACCGACGGCCGCCACCCTTGGCCCCCTCTGACTGTCCCCATGCTCACACACTCTCGGGATGCAGAGCCCAGGGACCGGGGGGTGTGCACGGGGCACGGCAAGGTCCCCCAGGCTGTCGGCACCTCGCGCGGGGCTGTGCCAGGACGGGCCACCACCGTGTGCTGGAGGTGGCACAGGGAGAGCTCTGCGGGGACCCCGTGTGCCGCTGTCTCGGTGAGGGGGGGGGCCACTGCCCTTGCCCCCGCACTCACTGAATCGCAGGAACACCTTGTTCTTCTCCCGCTCCAGGTTGAGCTGGTCGACAGCCAGGAGGGTTTCAAACTCCTTCTTGGTTATATGGGCAAGGATGTCCTGTGCCAGGGGAGGAAGGTGCCGTGAGCCCTGGTTCTTCTCACCCCTGCGGCTGCCCCGGCACTGCCACCGTCCCCAGCCGCGGTGCCTGCAGGGACCCACCTGCACGTCCATGTCCAGGCGGTAGTTGAGGTCCCCGAACCAGAAGAGGTGGGTGAAGCGCAGGGTGAGGTCGAAGGCGCTGAGCCGCTTGTCACCCAGAACCAGGGAGCGCAGGATGTCGCTGTAGTTCTGGTTACGCCtaggggggggacacacagcaGCACTGTGTGAACCTCCCTGGGGGCACCTCAAACTCATCCTGCCCCTGACAGGACGAGGACAAGGACAGGGACAGTGCCACAGCTCCCTGGGGCTCCACCAGCCCCCTGAGAcaaccccctgccccagggcagccccgtTCCCCCAAGCCCCTCCATCACCTGTGGGTCTTCTCACTGCCGGAGGCCAGGTGGCAGTTGACGAAGCCGAGGGAGGTCCCGTTGAAGAGGAAGGAGACGCCCACAGCTCCCTTGTTCCCTGCAGGGGTGTGCCTGGCACTGAGCTCTGAGGGGGCCTGGAG
Proteins encoded:
- the LOC129211939 gene encoding phosphatidylinositol 3,4,5-trisphosphate 5-phosphatase 2-like isoform X2, with protein sequence MAAASWYHRDISRVVAEELLAKAGRDGCFLVRDSESVSGAYALCLLFQRHVHTYRILPDDEGLLSVQTIQGIQAKCFRTLPDLIGAYQQPNNGLVTPLLYPVHRPRQAADEDSDGEDGRGSGHVASTVPAGGAGVGAWLSTPIASRTHISQQLHQRLQEQVHSSPASDFMGFMAEYLNHHLQLDLEALRHGHPQLRHLSTALVTACRALHSEIDFTLAGLETLARVFDPPMSPRSPAREQGLLTSDPDLELLLNKISTVNHLLSSLEKKVLKSLQETVSRHNLALPSVAAAPPPAAKPLAVQSFEVKVGKSQRVTLTVDVESGTVAITKRGSGSPEETIPQDKILQLIKYQSVQSKVRLVYDREPQRSLSRDFIFPSARKREAFCQLLQLMKIQHSNLDEPDLISVYVGTWNMGSTPPPRSIASWLTSRGLGRTQDETTACIPHDIYVIGTQENSLGDREWVEFLRASLKTLMAIDYRVVALQCLWSIKIVVLVKPEHERRISHVHTSSVKTGIANTLGNKGAVGVSFLFNGTSLGFVNCHLASGSEKTHRRNQNYSDILRSLVLGDKRLSAFDLTLRFTHLFWFGDLNYRLDMDVQDILAHITKKEFETLLAVDQLNLEREKNKVFLRFSEGDISFPPTYRYERGSRDSYMWQKFKPTGMRINVPSWCDRILWKSHPETHVVCNSYGCTDDIVTSDHSPVFATFEVGVTSQFVPKKAPGSGPEPLACIEWESIEVIVKTASRTKCYIEFHSYCLEEAQRSGENTSQSCDIPGFLKLGWSAKHLPVLNPILPDLEYLGDQHLLLSIKGVESCESFGECCIAMRSMIGSMAQQFETFLFHRGEETGSMRGWMKVRVPKDRRSTRERLYEWISFEEEDAKPAADTPTCPKPPLQPLRSRPRSLPEPAASYTNPAYFIFEGVPNAWVPAPGAGEAHDKQVESPAGGQRHRSPLGARVPSPSEEERWGGWPRCVPGDPSCGRLLSPPSMGRQRRPRSAILARDAPGLGDCSLTALHMATCLSQLDWAAPKRGGDSQKTLLCQTRSVLEPPPRPCREVQRCTPDARQHGHPGEWPCDRGEWSHSVGGCLGHLSLHQDAEGLQEQGWDHLEIFRDVMERDLLEARVLSPTHPWLVHSKLGEDTTVSLPQRPDLGPSA